GAAGCGCGCGATCGAATTTCTAAGGCGTTGAATGCGCCGATTCAGAGTAGCTAGGACGGACGGTGCAAACTGTTTTATGATTGTCGGCATTGGGAAACCTTTGCCGACTTTTTTGTGTTTGCTTCAAGGTGCAGAACGGTTGATTTGATGCAAAGGGTCAGTTGCGTTGGGGGAGCTAATCTCCTGCAATAACCGATCAATGAGCGGCAGTGCTGGTTTTGAAGATTGACAATAGATCTGTAGTGAGCTGTGGTTATGAGTGACGTTGCCCGAACGGATGATGGCAATCTGACAACTTATCGATCGGCGGGAATTGTACGGCATTATGCGCAGTTGCAGCAGTTGCAACCGGCGGAGGAGACGATTCTGGAGTTGCTCAAGGGCCAATGGGCGGATTGGTCGATGTTGGATATTGGGGTGGGAGCGGGGCGGACGACGAAGCATTTTGCCCATCGTGTGGCGCAGTATGTGGGGGTGGATTATTCGGCGGATATGGTGGCGGCTTGTGTGCAGCGCTTTCCGGGTGCGAAGGGGAGTGATCAGGTGCGGTTTGATGTCTGTGATGCCAGGGATTTGTCGCAGTTTGCGGATGACTCGTTTGATTTTGTGCTGTTTAGCTATAACGGGATTGACTCGGTGAGTCATGACGATCGCCTACAGGTATTCCGGGAAGTGCAGCGGGTGGGTAAGCCGGGAGGATATTTCTGCTTTTCGAGTCATCATTTGACGGCGATGGCGCGGGATTTTGACTGGGGGAAGCAGTGGAGTTGGAATCCGGGAAAGACCTATGTCAACTTAATGATGACGGCGATTTTGCATGGGGTGAACTGGCCAACGGGGCTAAAGCAGATTCAAGCGGTGCCCTATGCGCTGCTCAAGGATGAGTCCCATACGTTTCGGCTGAAGCATTACTACATTCGGGCGGCGGCACAGTTGGAGCAGTTGCAGGAGTGGTTTGGTGAGGTGAAGGTGTATGGCTGGAATGGCGGGGTGGA
This region of Romeriopsis navalis LEGE 11480 genomic DNA includes:
- a CDS encoding class I SAM-dependent methyltransferase, translated to MSDVARTDDGNLTTYRSAGIVRHYAQLQQLQPAEETILELLKGQWADWSMLDIGVGAGRTTKHFAHRVAQYVGVDYSADMVAACVQRFPGAKGSDQVRFDVCDARDLSQFADDSFDFVLFSYNGIDSVSHDDRLQVFREVQRVGKPGGYFCFSSHHLTAMARDFDWGKQWSWNPGKTYVNLMMTAILHGVNWPTGLKQIQAVPYALLKDESHTFRLKHYYIRAAAQLEQLQEWFGEVKVYGWNGGVELETVEAMDGCMDLWLYYLCRVK